One Acidimicrobiales bacterium genomic window carries:
- a CDS encoding glycosyltransferase, with the protein MRILFVAWRDLANPLAGGSEILVDRLAGGLVERGHDVALLCAAPAEPRAYRVVTNGGQHTQYLLAPFRYAGGFRDRDLVVDVANGMAFFTPLWRRGPSVCFVNHVHTEQWAQWFPRPVAAVGRELERRAMPFAYRNRLFVAVSPSTAESLHRLGVPPEQVRIVINGVDPPAVVAPESPEPLFLALGRLVPHKRFDLLLRLWERVRPVTGGRLVIAGDGPERATLKALAGEGVEVLGRVDDATKERLLGEAWMLLHPAMHEGWGLVVAEAAAARTPTIGFRVPGVRDSVVDGVTGMLVDTEEQFLDRWLAVAADARLRADLGAAAQRRAGRFTWDATVDRFVEVAHEAIARHHAPAAASRPARPVTLTTRPRAVAGPPLSIVVPAYNEARRLPWSLPALAGVVRRERAELIVVDDGSTDGTALVATRLLRDLPGASVVSLPGHRGKGAAVRSGVARATGAVIAYMDADLAADVDGLPRLVAALDGAHVSVGSRAAPGSVVTGMSLRRTAMEKGFNALTRALTDLDLRDTQCGFKAFRAPAAKLLFHLSQEDGLAFDVELLALASRIGYRVAEVPVRWEAVRGSHVRMPADSVAMARSVGRIWLKSRPPGVLASIVARCRRDRATGAELAEGLRVHLDLATPVLPLPSGAMALLPFVTPADSGEIAADLAARLPDVDVRPAVLAANELFDPAAAHLRAALATA; encoded by the coding sequence ATGCGCATCCTGTTCGTCGCCTGGCGCGACCTCGCGAACCCCCTCGCCGGCGGTTCCGAGATCCTCGTCGACCGCCTGGCCGGCGGCCTCGTCGAGCGCGGCCACGACGTCGCCCTGCTCTGCGCGGCGCCGGCCGAGCCGCGCGCCTACCGGGTCGTCACCAACGGCGGCCAGCACACCCAGTACCTGCTCGCGCCGTTCCGGTACGCCGGCGGGTTCCGGGACCGCGACCTCGTGGTCGACGTGGCCAACGGCATGGCCTTCTTCACCCCGCTGTGGCGCAGGGGGCCGTCGGTGTGCTTCGTCAACCACGTGCACACCGAGCAGTGGGCGCAGTGGTTCCCCCGCCCGGTCGCCGCCGTCGGCCGCGAGCTCGAGCGGCGGGCCATGCCCTTCGCCTACCGGAACCGGCTGTTCGTCGCCGTGTCGCCGTCGACGGCCGAGTCGCTGCACCGGCTCGGCGTCCCGCCCGAGCAGGTCCGCATCGTCATCAACGGGGTCGACCCGCCGGCCGTCGTCGCGCCGGAGTCGCCCGAGCCGCTGTTCCTCGCCCTCGGCCGCCTGGTCCCCCACAAGCGCTTCGACCTCCTGCTGCGCCTCTGGGAGCGCGTCCGCCCGGTGACCGGCGGCCGCCTCGTGATCGCCGGCGACGGGCCCGAGCGGGCGACCCTGAAGGCGCTGGCCGGCGAGGGCGTCGAGGTGCTCGGCCGGGTGGACGACGCCACCAAGGAGCGGCTGCTCGGCGAGGCCTGGATGCTGCTCCACCCGGCCATGCACGAGGGCTGGGGGCTGGTCGTGGCCGAGGCCGCCGCCGCCCGCACGCCGACGATCGGCTTCCGGGTGCCCGGCGTGCGGGACTCGGTGGTCGACGGGGTGACCGGGATGCTGGTCGACACCGAGGAGCAGTTCCTCGACCGGTGGCTGGCCGTCGCCGCCGACGCCCGGCTCCGGGCCGACCTCGGGGCGGCCGCGCAGCGGCGCGCCGGCCGGTTCACCTGGGACGCCACCGTCGACCGCTTCGTCGAGGTCGCCCACGAGGCCATCGCCCGCCACCACGCGCCGGCCGCCGCGTCGCGCCCGGCCCGGCCGGTCACGCTCACGACCCGGCCCCGCGCCGTCGCCGGCCCGCCGCTGTCGATCGTGGTCCCCGCCTACAACGAGGCCAGGCGCCTGCCGTGGTCGCTGCCGGCCCTCGCCGGGGTGGTGCGCCGGGAGCGGGCCGAGCTCATCGTGGTCGACGACGGCAGCACCGACGGGACCGCCCTCGTCGCCACCCGCCTCCTCCGCGACCTCCCGGGCGCCTCGGTCGTGTCGCTGCCCGGCCACCGGGGCAAGGGCGCGGCCGTCCGGTCCGGCGTCGCCAGGGCCACCGGCGCGGTCATCGCCTACATGGACGCCGACCTGGCCGCCGACGTGGACGGCCTGCCCCGCCTGGTCGCCGCGCTCGACGGCGCGCACGTCAGCGTCGGGTCCAGGGCGGCGCCGGGCAGCGTGGTCACCGGCATGAGCCTGCGCCGCACGGCCATGGAGAAGGGGTTCAACGCGCTGACGAGGGCGCTCACCGACCTCGACCTGCGCGACACCCAGTGCGGGTTCAAGGCGTTCCGGGCGCCGGCAGCCAAGCTGCTGTTCCACCTCTCCCAGGAGGACGGGCTGGCCTTCGACGTCGAGCTGCTCGCCCTCGCGTCGCGCATCGGCTACCGGGTCGCCGAGGTGCCGGTGCGGTGGGAGGCGGTGCGGGGCAGCCACGTCCGCATGCCGGCCGACTCCGTCGCCATGGCCCGCAGCGTCGGGCGCATCTGGCTGAAGTCCCGGCCGCCCGGGGTGCTGGCCTCGATCGTCGCCCGCTGCCGGCGGGACCGGGCGACCGGCGCCGAGCTGGCCGAGGGCCTCCGGGTCCACCTCGACCTGGCCACCCCGGTGCTGCCCCTGCCGTCCGGGGCGATGGCCCTGCTGCCGTTCGTGACCCCGGCCGACTCCGGCGAGATCGCCGCCGACCTCGCCGCCCGGCTGCCCGACGTGGACGTGCGACCGGCCGTGCTCGCCGCCAACGAGCTGTTCGACCCGGCCGCCGCCCACCTCCGCGCCGCCCTCGCCACCGCATGA
- a CDS encoding glycosyltransferase, whose protein sequence is MRAVLCLPPARTSNEYDLVRAMPATDLTVVADGERAPGDRTVVLPVRRLPLLGGHEGWTAAVAWLRGLSSLDGRPADVVVSLEAFSFGTAQAARLARRLRAPHAVLVFETLTTMPLYRVPPWRPILRRTLRRADCFVGFSQKAVDHLVAMGAPAERCAVVHPGVDTDRFRPAPVLEPGPEVLFVGMLRANWGADKGVHDLVAAAERLAPEVDGFRLTMVGDGHLRPALEARAATAPWLRVAGRRPRAEIPDVLRAGRVLVLPSKTTPKWEEQFGFVLVEAMACGLPVVATRSGVIPEVVPPWNPLVPEGDPAALAEGIRAALGPDGEAWGRRNREHVLERFDLTQQAKHLRDVLGDLVAGR, encoded by the coding sequence ATGCGGGCGGTCCTCTGCCTGCCGCCGGCCCGGACCAGCAACGAGTACGACCTCGTGCGGGCCATGCCGGCCACCGACCTCACCGTCGTGGCCGACGGCGAGCGGGCGCCCGGCGACCGCACCGTCGTCCTGCCCGTCCGCCGGCTCCCCCTCCTCGGCGGGCACGAGGGGTGGACGGCGGCCGTCGCCTGGCTGCGGGGCCTGTCGTCGCTCGACGGCCGGCCGGCCGACGTGGTCGTCTCCCTCGAGGCGTTCTCGTTCGGCACCGCCCAGGCCGCCCGCCTCGCCCGCCGGCTGCGGGCGCCGCACGCCGTGCTCGTGTTCGAGACGCTCACCACGATGCCCCTCTACCGGGTGCCGCCGTGGCGGCCGATCCTGCGCCGCACCCTGCGGCGGGCGGACTGCTTCGTCGGGTTCTCGCAGAAGGCCGTCGACCACCTCGTCGCCATGGGCGCGCCGGCCGAGCGGTGCGCGGTCGTCCACCCCGGGGTCGACACCGACCGCTTCCGCCCGGCGCCCGTCCTCGAGCCGGGGCCCGAGGTGCTGTTCGTCGGCATGCTGCGGGCCAACTGGGGCGCCGACAAGGGCGTGCACGACCTGGTGGCGGCGGCCGAGCGGCTGGCGCCCGAGGTCGACGGCTTCCGGCTGACGATGGTCGGCGACGGTCACCTCCGGCCCGCGCTCGAGGCTCGGGCGGCGACGGCCCCGTGGCTGCGGGTCGCCGGCCGGCGGCCCCGGGCCGAGATCCCCGACGTCCTCCGGGCCGGTCGGGTGCTCGTGCTCCCGTCGAAGACCACGCCGAAGTGGGAGGAGCAGTTCGGGTTCGTGCTGGTCGAGGCCATGGCCTGCGGGCTGCCGGTGGTCGCCACCCGGTCCGGCGTGATCCCCGAGGTCGTGCCGCCCTGGAACCCGCTCGTGCCCGAGGGCGACCCGGCGGCCCTGGCCGAGGGCATCCGCGCCGCGCTCGGGCCGGACGGCGAGGCGTGGGGCCGGCGCAACCGGGAGCACGTGCTCGAGCGCTTCGACCTCACCCAGCAGGCCAAGCACCTGCGCGACGTGCTGGGCGACCTCGTCGCCGGGCGGTGA
- a CDS encoding methyltransferase domain-containing protein: MPRPDALRRLFDDPSFAWAARPDQVAARAGLLRRVLPSDRSGLRMLDLGCGAGENTAALAAALGVDRPVGLDWAAPALTKAADAGVLPVQALLDGADLPFPDAAFDLVVLTEVIEHLVDTDHAVAEARRVLRPGGWFLVTTPNLAAWFNRVLLLAGVQPAFSEVSTTRVYGRPGTEVVGHLRLFTRRALVAFLADAGFADLTLAGAPYHDVPRPARPLDRLLARWPEVAAGLLVAARRPG; this comes from the coding sequence ATGCCGCGACCCGACGCGCTCCGGCGCCTGTTCGACGACCCGTCCTTCGCCTGGGCGGCCCGCCCCGACCAGGTCGCGGCCAGGGCCGGGCTCCTCCGCCGGGTGCTCCCCTCCGACCGGTCGGGCCTGCGGATGCTCGACCTCGGCTGCGGTGCCGGCGAGAACACCGCCGCCCTCGCCGCCGCCCTCGGCGTCGACCGACCCGTCGGGCTCGACTGGGCCGCGCCGGCCCTCACCAAGGCGGCCGACGCCGGCGTCCTCCCCGTGCAGGCCCTGCTCGACGGGGCCGACCTGCCCTTCCCCGACGCCGCCTTCGACCTCGTCGTGCTGACCGAGGTGATCGAGCACCTCGTCGACACCGACCACGCCGTCGCCGAGGCCCGCCGGGTGCTGCGGCCGGGCGGCTGGTTCCTCGTCACCACCCCGAACCTGGCCGCCTGGTTCAACCGCGTCCTGCTGCTGGCCGGCGTCCAGCCCGCCTTCTCCGAGGTCAGCACGACCAGGGTCTACGGCCGCCCCGGGACCGAGGTCGTCGGCCACCTGCGCCTGTTCACCCGCCGGGCCCTCGTCGCCTTCCTGGCCGACGCCGGCTTCGCCGACCTCACCCTGGCCGGCGCCCCCTACCACGACGTGCCCCGCCCGGCCCGGCCCCTCGACCGCCTCCTGGCCCGCTGGCCCGAGGTCGCCGCCGGCCTCCTCGTGGCCGCCCGCCGGCCCGGCTGA
- a CDS encoding sulfotransferase, with protein MAGTGRCGSTLLDRLLGQAPGVFAGGEIWHVWERAVLAGGRCGCGRPFRACPVWSAVFAAGFGGVDDELARTMVDRYRHMRTRHVPMAANRWAWRVLLARTDPYAPTLQRLYTAIALATGARLVVDASKDPLYGLVLRSRRPAVDVRVVHLVRDPRAAAYSWTRQKREWGYDGESFMPTYRPAMSTTTWAVLNETAAAFGRRHPDRYLLVRYEDLAAEPRSTVDRIGRFAGVDFGGAFVGDRTVALDPTHSVWGNPDRFGHADVTFRVDEEWRSAMRRRDGALVTAMTVPWLRRWGYPLRAGW; from the coding sequence CTGGCGGGCACCGGGCGCTGCGGGAGCACGCTCCTCGACCGGCTCCTCGGCCAGGCGCCCGGCGTGTTCGCCGGCGGCGAGATCTGGCACGTGTGGGAGCGGGCCGTGCTGGCCGGGGGGCGGTGCGGCTGCGGCCGCCCGTTCCGGGCCTGCCCGGTGTGGTCGGCGGTGTTCGCCGCCGGGTTCGGCGGGGTCGACGACGAGCTCGCCCGCACCATGGTCGACCGCTACCGCCACATGCGGACCCGGCACGTGCCGATGGCGGCCAACCGCTGGGCCTGGCGGGTGCTGCTGGCCCGCACCGACCCCTACGCGCCCACCCTGCAGCGGCTGTACACGGCGATCGCGCTGGCGACCGGCGCCCGACTGGTGGTCGACGCGTCCAAGGACCCGCTCTACGGCCTCGTGCTGCGGAGCCGGCGGCCGGCCGTCGACGTGCGGGTCGTCCACCTCGTCCGCGACCCGCGGGCGGCGGCGTACTCGTGGACCCGGCAGAAGCGGGAGTGGGGCTACGACGGCGAGTCGTTCATGCCGACCTACCGCCCGGCCATGAGCACGACGACGTGGGCCGTGCTGAACGAGACGGCCGCCGCCTTCGGCCGCCGCCACCCCGACCGCTACCTGCTCGTGCGCTACGAGGACCTGGCCGCCGAGCCCCGGTCGACCGTCGACCGCATCGGCCGGTTCGCCGGCGTCGACTTCGGCGGGGCGTTCGTCGGCGACCGCACCGTCGCCCTCGACCCGACCCACAGCGTGTGGGGCAACCCCGACCGGTTCGGCCACGCCGACGTCACCTTCCGGGTGGACGAGGAGTGGCGGTCGGCCATGCGCCGGCGGGACGGCGCGCTGGTGACGGCGATGACCGTCCCCTGGCTGCGGCGGTGGGGCTACCCGCTGCGGGCCGGCTGGTAG